In Niallia sp. FSL W8-0635, one genomic interval encodes:
- a CDS encoding HEAT repeat domain-containing protein: protein MMDEDKSLSEKNYRSILLRLKPEMFEEFIRPFYYCREELQLAILDVISMKKEVDYLVFLESIFEKYDGEIKLRALKAISSIGYVRNIEEYLFLTKSKKWQERMMVAKLLGSYEEQHLYLLITLLHDSSWWVRSQAAESIINFKKGRAILLEIIKHSKDTFAQDMAREWLNKGVN, encoded by the coding sequence ATGATGGATGAAGATAAGAGCCTTTCAGAGAAGAATTATCGAAGCATTTTGCTCCGTTTAAAGCCAGAAATGTTTGAGGAGTTTATTCGTCCCTTTTATTATTGTAGGGAAGAATTGCAATTAGCTATTTTAGATGTAATAAGTATGAAAAAGGAAGTAGATTATCTCGTATTTTTGGAATCTATTTTTGAGAAATACGATGGTGAGATAAAATTAAGAGCTTTGAAGGCTATTTCCTCGATTGGTTATGTGAGAAATATAGAAGAGTATCTTTTTTTAACCAAGTCTAAAAAATGGCAGGAGAGAATGATGGTTGCTAAACTATTAGGTTCTTATGAAGAGCAACATCTTTATTTATTAATAACGCTTCTCCATGATTCGTCTTGGTGGGTTCGATCACAGGCAGCTGAATCCATCATAAACTTTAAAAAAGGGAGAGCCATTTTGCTAGAAATTATTAAGCACTCCAAAGATACATTTGCACAAGATATGGCCAGGGAATGGTTAAATAAAGGAGTTAATTAG
- a CDS encoding response regulator has translation MKRILLAEDEEVLRMLIVDTLEDDYLVDEAQDGEEAFRLIQENQYDLLILDYMMPIMTGLEVIEKVRTDKEREHLKIMMLSAKSQANEQQEIIEAGADYFMAKPFSPLALLDKVGEILDED, from the coding sequence TTGAAAAGAATTTTATTAGCAGAAGATGAAGAAGTTCTAAGAATGTTAATAGTGGATACATTAGAAGATGACTATTTGGTAGATGAGGCTCAGGATGGAGAAGAGGCATTTCGATTAATTCAGGAAAATCAATATGACCTATTAATACTTGATTATATGATGCCAATTATGACGGGACTAGAAGTGATTGAAAAAGTAAGAACAGATAAAGAAAGAGAGCATCTGAAAATTATGATGCTCTCTGCTAAGAGCCAAGCGAATGAACAACAAGAAATTATTGAAGCTGGAGCTGATTATTTTATGGCAAAACCATTTAGTCCACTTGCTTTATTAGATAAAGTAGGGGAAATACTTGATGAGGATTAA
- a CDS encoding response regulator codes for MDKYKAIFITRMTQQLKNLLNKHDTEMIKNEDVYGLLHTIKGTSGTLDLDLLFQLVSGLMTKVEERKVDWTHSELKYFLRELLDICEEYEHFHEEINRIPDFRDTEVPLIQLIDDDISLLIFLKEMMERKGWMVIANSNAEHAIEQFYSMQPDCIIIDINLPIKTGLDVLDDIQKHTKHSFVPKIICSIDNSREKRIAAYKKGADDYIEKPLDIEEFLIRIERHLERKRIFDQSVLIDELTEVYNRKFLKDSYNRFISDVVRTKTSGTIAIIDIDHFKKVNDTYGHVIGDKVLKEFARFLKNNIRSTDTLFRYGGEEFVIFFQRAIESDVADVLNRMLKRFSKMIFEADGERFSLAFSAGIFEIETGDVPLNKALEVADEALYLAKENGRACIKSANKMKGKSTKKLLNISIVDDDSLIRSILKNILDSIEINNLTIDVKEYEDGIQFLESNRLQENGMHFLILDGIMPVMDGLELLQIVKKTAYKHNAHILMLTGRKSEHDIAEALRLGADDYVTKPFSIKELHARIVRLITRMI; via the coding sequence TTGGATAAATATAAAGCGATATTTATTACAAGAATGACACAGCAATTAAAAAATTTATTAAACAAACATGATACAGAGATGATAAAAAATGAAGATGTGTATGGCTTGTTGCATACAATTAAAGGTACTTCAGGTACTTTGGATTTGGACTTATTGTTTCAATTGGTTTCAGGTTTAATGACAAAAGTAGAAGAAAGAAAGGTAGATTGGACACATTCTGAACTAAAGTACTTTTTACGTGAATTACTAGATATATGTGAAGAATATGAGCATTTTCATGAGGAAATAAATCGTATCCCAGATTTTAGAGATACAGAAGTGCCACTTATCCAGTTAATTGATGATGATATTTCTTTATTAATTTTTTTAAAGGAAATGATGGAACGGAAAGGTTGGATGGTAATAGCTAATTCCAATGCGGAACACGCAATTGAACAATTTTATAGCATGCAGCCAGATTGTATCATTATCGATATTAATCTTCCTATTAAAACTGGATTAGATGTTCTTGATGATATTCAAAAGCATACAAAGCACTCCTTTGTTCCCAAAATTATATGTAGTATTGATAACTCAAGAGAAAAAAGAATAGCGGCATATAAAAAGGGGGCAGATGATTATATTGAAAAGCCACTCGATATAGAAGAATTTTTGATTCGAATTGAGCGACATCTTGAAAGAAAAAGGATATTTGACCAATCCGTGCTGATTGATGAATTAACAGAGGTATATAATCGTAAATTCCTAAAGGATTCATATAACCGATTTATTAGTGATGTAGTTCGGACGAAAACGTCAGGAACTATAGCGATTATCGATATTGATCATTTTAAAAAAGTGAATGATACGTATGGACATGTTATAGGTGACAAGGTATTAAAGGAGTTTGCACGTTTTTTAAAAAATAATATTAGAAGTACAGATACTCTTTTTCGTTACGGTGGAGAAGAATTTGTTATCTTTTTTCAACGTGCAATAGAATCTGATGTAGCAGATGTTTTAAATAGAATGCTGAAACGCTTCTCGAAAATGATTTTTGAAGCGGATGGAGAGCGTTTTTCGCTTGCTTTTTCTGCGGGAATATTTGAAATTGAAACAGGTGATGTCCCTCTAAATAAAGCACTAGAGGTAGCAGATGAGGCCTTATATTTAGCGAAGGAAAATGGTCGTGCGTGCATCAAAAGTGCTAATAAGATGAAGGGAAAATCAACTAAAAAGCTATTAAATATTTCAATTGTAGATGATGATTCCCTTATTCGATCTATTTTAAAAAATATATTGGATTCCATCGAAATAAATAATCTTACAATCGATGTCAAAGAATACGAAGATGGAATTCAATTTCTTGAGTCGAATCGCCTGCAAGAGAATGGCATGCATTTTCTCATTTTAGATGGAATTATGCCAGTCATGGATGGGCTGGAGCTACTGCAAATTGTTAAAAAGACTGCTTATAAGCATAATGCCCATATCCTCATGTTGACTGGTAGAAAGAGTGAACATGATATTGCGGAAGCATTAAGGCTAGGGGCAGATGATTATGTAACAAAACCATTCAGCATTAAAGAACTACATGCAAGAATAGTAAGGTTAATTACGAGGATGATTTAA
- a CDS encoding YitT family protein — translation MMEKIAAIFVGSLLIGIGVNGFLVPHHLLDGGIIGIGLILHYHYEIPTGLSMIILSIPLYILVWFYNKEYFFYGIIGFLISSFSIDVLSFLREIFSLNLLVSAIVGGVIIGVGIGLMLRFETSTGGTDLLAQVLANILSIQVGIIIFLIDGIVLLSGYKIVGLPTLIASFLTIFCVAIFTTLLSKKKSST, via the coding sequence TTGATGGAAAAAATTGCTGCCATTTTTGTCGGGAGCTTACTAATAGGCATTGGGGTTAATGGATTTTTAGTACCACATCATCTTCTAGACGGTGGTATTATTGGAATTGGACTTATCCTTCATTATCACTATGAAATTCCAACAGGTCTTTCAATGATTATTTTAAGTATTCCATTATATATACTCGTTTGGTTTTATAATAAGGAATATTTTTTTTATGGAATTATTGGATTTCTCATTTCTTCTTTTTCCATTGATGTACTTTCTTTTTTGCGTGAAATATTTTCACTGAATCTTTTAGTAAGCGCTATTGTTGGTGGAGTGATTATTGGGGTTGGAATTGGACTTATGCTTCGGTTTGAGACAAGCACTGGCGGAACAGACCTTCTTGCTCAAGTTCTAGCAAATATCTTATCCATTCAAGTGGGAATCATCATCTTTTTAATAGACGGGATTGTGTTATTAAGCGGCTATAAAATTGTTGGTCTCCCTACTCTTATAGCTTCTTTTTTGACTATTTTTTGTGTCGCTATCTTTACGACCTTATTATCGAAAAAAAAGAGTTCCACCTAA
- a CDS encoding glycosyltransferase family 2 protein: protein MVYPWWSTAVQIFASFISIYMVFIILFYSIILFISMLQLRKEYKLNREDTFDDVSNEWYTKPVSIIVPAYNEEAGIIPSVRSLLSVNYPQFEIIVVNDGSKDLTLQKMIEQYDMVKIEKVVRKQIATKPIKGIYQSRLLPKLYLIDKENGGKADALNVGLNFSHYPYICSLDGDSVLERDAFLKVMKPIMDSNEEVIASSGSIRIANGCTVKNGQVLDIGLSHNPFVILQIIEYLRAFLMGRIGLSRHNLLLIISGAFGVFSKSWVMKAGGYRTNTVGEDMELVIRLHRLIKESKDKKKIVYVPDPVCWTEVPEEMKFLRRQRRRWQRGLFESLWTHRKLTLNPKYGNIGLISFPYFWIIEFFGPIVELLGYIYTIAALFLGGIYLEFAILIFLLSCIYGSIFSMAAVLLEEWSLRKYPRVSHIIYLFLYSLTETFWYRPLTVFWRCEGIWQLISGDKSWGDMKRKGVSK, encoded by the coding sequence ATGGTATATCCATGGTGGTCAACTGCCGTTCAAATCTTTGCTTCGTTCATTTCGATTTATATGGTATTCATAATATTGTTTTATTCCATTATCCTTTTTATTTCCATGCTTCAATTGCGGAAAGAATATAAATTAAATCGAGAGGATACCTTTGATGATGTTTCAAATGAGTGGTATACCAAACCAGTTTCGATTATTGTTCCGGCATATAATGAAGAGGCTGGAATCATACCTAGTGTACGCTCCTTGTTAAGTGTTAACTATCCTCAATTTGAAATTATTGTTGTGAATGATGGGTCGAAGGATCTTACTTTGCAAAAAATGATTGAACAGTATGATATGGTTAAAATCGAAAAGGTTGTTCGGAAGCAGATAGCAACAAAGCCTATTAAAGGCATTTATCAGTCGAGATTATTACCTAAATTATATTTGATTGATAAAGAAAATGGAGGAAAGGCAGATGCTTTGAATGTTGGTTTGAATTTTTCCCATTATCCTTATATCTGTTCTTTAGATGGTGATTCTGTTCTAGAGAGAGATGCTTTCTTAAAAGTTATGAAGCCTATTATGGATAGTAATGAAGAGGTAATTGCCTCAAGTGGCAGTATTCGTATTGCGAATGGTTGTACGGTAAAGAATGGACAAGTACTAGATATAGGGTTGTCTCATAACCCTTTCGTCATTTTACAAATAATCGAATATTTAAGAGCTTTTCTTATGGGGAGAATTGGATTAAGCAGGCATAATTTATTATTGATTATTTCAGGTGCCTTTGGTGTCTTTTCGAAAAGCTGGGTTATGAAGGCTGGAGGCTATCGAACAAACACCGTTGGGGAAGATATGGAGCTGGTTATTCGACTTCATCGGTTAATAAAGGAATCTAAAGACAAAAAGAAAATCGTTTATGTTCCTGATCCAGTATGCTGGACAGAAGTTCCTGAAGAAATGAAGTTTTTAAGAAGACAACGAAGAAGATGGCAACGGGGACTATTCGAAAGCCTTTGGACCCATCGAAAGTTAACGTTAAATCCCAAATACGGTAATATCGGCTTAATATCTTTTCCTTATTTTTGGATTATTGAATTTTTTGGACCTATTGTTGAATTATTGGGTTACATATATACTATTGCTGCTCTTTTTTTGGGTGGAATTTATTTAGAATTTGCTATCTTAATTTTTTTACTTTCATGTATTTATGGATCGATTTTTTCAATGGCCGCCGTATTATTAGAGGAGTGGAGTTTACGTAAATATCCGAGAGTCTCTCATATTATATACTTGTTTCTCTATTCCTTAACGGAAACATTTTGGTATCGTCCATTAACTGTTTTTTGGCGATGTGAGGGGATATGGCAATTAATAAGTGGGGACAAAAGTTGGGGAGATATGAAGCGTAAAGGAGTATCCAAATGA
- a CDS encoding ATP-binding protein yields the protein MRIKSYLSKSISRQFVALMCFFSLLFLIGCLFLAIGQKELNDQYAEERADLLEKTSIVRELQGRLENALLDARGYFAFNNTAMKSAALKMDAETNELVEQFKAVSKTDEDKVLAEELANFHTYYFKEILPQALIYFEEGEVEKVIQISEDGGANQISHIKDSLNSYLGSMTNQLNSKVKELNKNITILELSFLVYIILIMTIIYWIGRIGIKKIGKPLSDLSHAANEIAKGNDAQIRVDTKRVDELGTLSIAFNHMYQSIQDKEQDLMAQNEELIAQQDELHAQQIELEEVVETVQANKESLKRRNELINSISNSLYKDDVLESIIIHLAAILQADRGIILLLKDQAYASYGIVEEGATQFKNHVFKGMLDRLKKAKEPFIITREMVLSEKGYHLEKGFTHDLYIPVYNSDNEITAVMMLSRFSDPFSVFDKAEFIALAKQISISLDKIELFEQTENDRELNLDILNTLQEGVQVVCDIGEVILVNRKFEEIVGKSNETIFNPGSAWDKWKHHLKAHFTEAEGLLNYIQASMKEKQNNAYIAFMNDGRVINIYAEELYRKNEKFGTIFVYRDITKEYEVDKMKSEFVSTVSHELRTPLASILGFTELMINRDLKVEKQKKYLHTIYGEAKRLTSLINDFLDIQRMEAGKQTYEKKYIDLLPIVERVKENLSIHSTSHPIEINQMVEETLVLGDKGKIEQVIENLLSNSIKYSPNGGKIEIKLYKENQQLCVAFKDEGLGIPASAMDKLFSKFYRVDNTDRRKIGGTGLGLSIVQEIMNAHDGKVKVESEFGQGSTFTLVFPPIHTSNRLNLEESIENKQLYSVMVIEDDISLGELIVHELKDNGFQVVYYKTGQEAIQMLEKHPTDALVLDIMLEDEKLDGWEIMNCMKGSEKLKNIPIIISSALDEKEKGLSLGAMDYLVKPYPPSELSKTIMQTLLKMGKVGQVLIPEKD from the coding sequence ATGAGGATTAAATCGTATCTAAGTAAGAGCATATCTAGGCAGTTTGTTGCTTTGATGTGTTTTTTCAGTTTACTATTTCTTATTGGATGTTTATTTCTTGCAATTGGCCAGAAGGAATTGAATGACCAGTATGCAGAAGAAAGAGCAGACCTATTAGAAAAAACATCAATTGTTAGAGAGTTACAAGGTAGACTAGAAAATGCGTTGCTAGATGCAAGAGGATATTTCGCATTTAATAACACAGCTATGAAATCAGCTGCTTTAAAGATGGATGCTGAGACGAACGAGCTTGTTGAACAATTTAAAGCTGTCTCTAAAACCGATGAAGATAAAGTATTAGCGGAAGAATTGGCAAATTTCCATACCTATTATTTCAAAGAAATTTTGCCACAAGCACTAATTTACTTTGAAGAAGGGGAAGTGGAGAAGGTTATACAAATCTCCGAAGATGGTGGAGCTAATCAAATTAGTCATATAAAGGATTCGTTAAATAGCTATTTAGGTTCCATGACTAATCAGCTAAATAGTAAGGTAAAAGAATTAAATAAAAATATTACGATTTTGGAACTGAGCTTTCTTGTTTATATTATTTTGATTATGACTATTATTTATTGGATAGGGAGAATTGGAATCAAAAAAATAGGTAAACCCTTATCTGATTTGTCACATGCTGCAAATGAAATTGCAAAGGGAAATGATGCGCAAATAAGAGTGGATACAAAACGAGTAGATGAGCTAGGAACCCTTTCGATTGCATTTAATCATATGTATCAAAGTATACAGGATAAAGAGCAGGATTTAATGGCGCAAAACGAGGAACTAATTGCCCAGCAGGATGAGCTGCATGCTCAGCAGATAGAGCTAGAAGAGGTAGTAGAAACGGTTCAAGCAAATAAGGAATCATTAAAGCGAAGAAATGAATTGATTAATAGTATCTCTAATTCGTTATATAAGGATGATGTGCTAGAAAGTATTATTATTCATCTAGCCGCAATTCTACAGGCTGACAGAGGAATTATATTATTACTTAAGGATCAAGCTTATGCATCGTACGGAATTGTGGAAGAAGGGGCTACACAATTTAAGAACCATGTATTTAAAGGAATGCTTGATCGTTTAAAAAAAGCGAAAGAACCATTTATTATCACAAGAGAAATGGTATTGTCTGAAAAAGGCTATCACCTTGAAAAAGGATTTACACATGATTTGTATATCCCTGTCTATAATTCAGATAATGAAATAACAGCAGTAATGATGCTAAGTCGCTTTAGTGATCCTTTCTCCGTATTTGATAAGGCAGAATTTATAGCACTAGCAAAACAAATTAGTATTTCACTAGATAAAATTGAATTATTTGAGCAAACAGAGAATGACCGTGAATTAAATTTAGATATATTAAACACACTGCAAGAGGGTGTTCAGGTGGTTTGTGATATAGGTGAAGTAATTCTTGTGAATAGAAAGTTTGAAGAAATTGTCGGAAAATCGAATGAAACCATTTTTAATCCAGGTAGTGCGTGGGATAAATGGAAACATCATTTAAAGGCTCACTTTACGGAAGCAGAAGGATTGTTGAATTACATTCAAGCGTCTATGAAGGAAAAACAAAATAATGCTTATATCGCTTTCATGAATGATGGCCGAGTGATTAACATTTATGCAGAAGAGCTCTATAGAAAAAATGAAAAGTTTGGGACAATCTTTGTATATAGGGATATAACCAAGGAATATGAAGTTGATAAAATGAAGTCGGAGTTTGTAAGCACGGTAAGTCATGAACTGCGTACACCGTTAGCAAGTATTCTCGGATTTACAGAATTAATGATAAATCGCGATTTAAAGGTCGAAAAACAGAAAAAATACTTACATACGATATATGGAGAAGCTAAAAGATTAACTTCCTTAATAAACGATTTTCTAGATATTCAAAGAATGGAAGCTGGGAAACAAACCTATGAAAAGAAGTACATTGATCTCTTACCAATTGTGGAAAGAGTCAAAGAAAATTTATCCATTCATTCAACTTCTCATCCAATAGAAATTAATCAAATGGTAGAGGAAACACTAGTATTGGGAGATAAGGGTAAGATAGAACAGGTTATAGAGAATCTCCTTAGTAATTCTATTAAATACTCTCCAAATGGAGGGAAAATAGAAATAAAGTTATATAAAGAGAATCAGCAGCTATGTGTTGCCTTTAAAGATGAAGGGTTAGGTATACCAGCATCTGCGATGGATAAGCTATTTTCAAAATTTTATCGGGTGGATAATACAGATCGAAGAAAAATTGGTGGAACAGGCTTAGGACTATCAATCGTGCAAGAAATAATGAATGCGCATGATGGAAAAGTGAAAGTAGAATCGGAATTTGGGCAAGGGAGTACTTTTACATTAGTTTTTCCACCTATCCATACGAGTAATAGGTTAAATCTCGAGGAATCTATAGAAAATAAGCAATTGTACTCTGTTATGGTTATAGAGGATGATATTAGCTTGGGAGAATTAATTGTTCATGAATTAAAGGACAATGGATTTCAGGTCGTCTATTATAAAACAGGGCAAGAAGCCATTCAAATGTTAGAAAAACATCCAACCGATGCTTTGGTACTTGATATTATGCTGGAAGATGAAAAGTTAGACGGCTGGGAAATTATGAATTGTATGAAGGGATCAGAAAAGCTAAAAAACATTCCCATCATTATTTCATCGGCGCTTGATGAGAAAGAAAAAGGCTTATCACTAGGAGCGATGGATTACTTAGTAAAGCCTTATCCACCAAGCGAGCTTTCCAAAACAATCATGCAGACTTTATTAAAAATGGGAAAAGTAGGACAAGTCTTGATTCCGGAAAAAGATTAA
- the proC gene encoding pyrroline-5-carboxylate reductase, whose amino-acid sequence MEKRKVGFIGCGKMAQAMVNGMLQSAFIQKENMIASTRSIKSAQIVKEAFHIETTLDNKQVASFADVLIIAVKPHLYGEVLQEIRSYVKEETIIVTVAAGIDIGYIESQMSIKTKVIRSMPNTPSLVGEGMTVFCANDRINEQEIAFIKEMFASFGKVEVVEENLMDYIPAISGSSPAYVYMFIEALADGGVRSGIPRDKAYKLAAQSVLGAAKMVLETGKHPGILKDEVCTPGGATIEAITTLEQHQFRGTILAAMESCDRKNRKMQKQD is encoded by the coding sequence GTGGAAAAAAGAAAAGTAGGATTTATTGGTTGTGGAAAAATGGCTCAAGCGATGGTAAACGGAATGCTTCAGTCTGCTTTTATACAAAAAGAAAATATGATAGCAAGTACAAGGTCTATCAAAAGTGCCCAAATTGTGAAGGAAGCTTTTCATATTGAAACTACATTAGATAATAAACAGGTAGCAAGTTTTGCGGATGTTCTAATTATCGCAGTGAAACCACATCTATATGGAGAGGTTTTGCAAGAAATCCGTTCTTATGTGAAGGAAGAAACAATCATTGTTACAGTTGCTGCTGGAATTGATATAGGATACATAGAATCTCAAATGTCCATAAAAACAAAGGTTATTCGTTCCATGCCAAATACTCCTTCTCTTGTTGGAGAAGGGATGACTGTATTTTGTGCAAATGATCGAATTAACGAGCAAGAAATTGCTTTTATAAAAGAAATGTTTGCCTCATTTGGGAAAGTAGAAGTGGTAGAAGAAAATTTAATGGATTATATTCCGGCTATTAGCGGTTCTTCCCCAGCATATGTCTATATGTTTATTGAAGCATTGGCGGATGGCGGTGTTCGAAGTGGGATTCCAAGAGATAAAGCATATAAATTAGCTGCACAATCTGTTTTAGGGGCAGCAAAAATGGTTTTAGAAACAGGTAAGCATCCAGGTATATTAAAAGATGAAGTATGCACACCTGGTGGAGCAACGATTGAAGCAATAACTACGTTGGAACAACACCAATTTAGAGGGACGATTTTAGCAGCGATGGAAAGCTGTGACCGTAAAAATCGTAAAATGCAAAAGCAAGATTAA